In one Actinomyces trachealis genomic region, the following are encoded:
- a CDS encoding FtsX-like permease family protein: protein MLRLALSDLRRHMGQWTWALIIMAVAGACAGAQAIVTRGALTAARTAGDASMVEGARVFQVWTLTAVSLSASTVLVIVASLVVRQREHAHGLWRALGMGPRTLRALLLGQLALVGALGALVGQVGAYPLARILHPILVDQGIVLPDAGLVLNAGDLPVLVVLAASVSLLGGVGATRRSVRAQVVCLLRGLDERGDRRWPLARAALRSCCLLGCLAGLVSAAVLAADAVPGTEHAIGAVVGGAFAALGVVLLAAPWLVPAIERAWTAFIPSRSPTWFLARRSAVHQAGRSAATVIPFTAASGLVGMFYPMKIFGANGVTLAGLFSMFGPALIVAWTGGVAVVAMGAAQRRRDAALLLAAGARSRQVRTTQMLEGAIHAVTTTLLGAVTAITVQVIGYIAWDGTVPAVEVARGGPWRELGVLGGAALVVIVLAIVASSALLGCSAVQTLRARD from the coding sequence ATGCTGCGGCTAGCGCTGAGTGACCTGCGCCGCCACATGGGCCAGTGGACCTGGGCCCTCATCATCATGGCTGTGGCGGGCGCCTGCGCGGGAGCCCAGGCAATCGTCACTCGTGGCGCGCTCACGGCGGCCCGCACCGCAGGTGACGCAAGCATGGTCGAGGGCGCCAGGGTCTTCCAGGTCTGGACGCTCACAGCCGTGTCACTGTCCGCCAGCACCGTCCTAGTCATAGTGGCCTCACTCGTGGTGCGCCAGCGCGAGCATGCGCACGGATTGTGGAGAGCCTTGGGCATGGGACCGCGCACCCTGCGCGCACTCCTACTGGGACAACTGGCGCTGGTGGGAGCACTGGGCGCGCTAGTGGGGCAGGTGGGCGCCTACCCGCTGGCTCGCATCCTGCACCCGATACTCGTGGATCAGGGCATTGTCCTGCCCGACGCGGGCCTAGTACTGAACGCCGGGGACCTGCCGGTGCTGGTGGTCCTCGCCGCGTCAGTGAGCCTGCTCGGGGGCGTGGGCGCCACCCGCCGTTCGGTGCGGGCGCAGGTGGTGTGCCTTCTGCGCGGGCTCGATGAGCGGGGTGACCGGCGTTGGCCCCTGGCGCGCGCGGCCTTGAGGAGCTGCTGCCTGCTGGGGTGCCTGGCGGGGCTGGTGTCCGCCGCCGTGTTGGCTGCCGACGCCGTGCCAGGAACGGAGCACGCCATTGGCGCCGTTGTCGGAGGTGCTTTCGCGGCGCTCGGGGTGGTGCTCCTGGCTGCCCCGTGGCTGGTGCCTGCGATTGAGCGGGCTTGGACGGCGTTTATTCCCTCCCGCTCCCCCACCTGGTTCCTGGCGCGGCGCTCGGCGGTGCATCAGGCAGGCCGCTCAGCGGCCACCGTTATCCCCTTCACGGCGGCGAGCGGCTTGGTCGGCATGTTCTACCCGATGAAGATATTCGGGGCCAACGGCGTGACGCTCGCAGGATTGTTCTCCATGTTTGGTCCGGCGCTGATCGTAGCCTGGACTGGCGGGGTGGCTGTCGTCGCGATGGGCGCGGCCCAGCGGCGCCGCGATGCCGCGCTGTTGCTGGCGGCAGGGGCCCGCTCCCGGCAGGTCCGCACCACCCAGATGTTGGAGGGGGCAATCCACGCGGTGACGACGACGCTGCTCGGCGCCGTAACCGCCATCACCGTGCAGGTCATTGGCTATATCGCCTGGGATGGGACGGTGCCTGCGGTCGAGGTGGCCCGGGGAGGCCCGTGGCGCGAGCTCGGCGTGCTGGGAGGGGCGGCACTGGTGGTCATCGTGCTTGCTATCGTCGCCTCCTCGGCGTTGCTGGGGTGCTCTGCGGTGCAGACTCTGCGCGCCCGGGACTGA
- the ftsY gene encoding signal recognition particle-docking protein FtsY, whose translation MDPIYVVLAVLAVLILAGGLWYLTSRRSGSELPPEVTAHKPTTAEEVTSATEAPSATLDLPESVPGRMQRLRARLAGSGGFGRAVLSVLSRGDLAESDWEEIEDTLLTSDLGLEVTTTLMGKLRTQAKVLDTKDQGAVRNVLRSELLTLVDPTMDRSLNLAKPAPAEGFTGGDPAAAVLMVGVNGTGKTTTCGKLARLLVAQDKRVVMGAADTFRAAAAEQLTTWGDRVGVPVIRSDKEGADPASVAFDAAHAAAQGADVVLVDTAGRLQNKAGLMDELGKIKRVMEKIAPVGEILLVLDATTGQNGMRQAQVFSEAVGVTGIVLTKLDGTAKGGIVVTVQKELGVPVKFVGLGEGADDLAPFDPEGFVDALLG comes from the coding sequence ATGGACCCGATCTACGTCGTTCTAGCCGTCCTGGCCGTCCTCATCCTGGCCGGAGGTCTGTGGTATCTGACCTCCCGCCGTTCCGGCTCCGAGCTGCCCCCAGAGGTCACTGCCCACAAGCCCACCACAGCAGAGGAAGTCACCAGCGCAACTGAGGCGCCGTCAGCTACCTTAGACCTGCCCGAATCCGTCCCTGGCCGCATGCAGCGTCTGCGCGCCCGCCTAGCAGGCTCCGGCGGTTTCGGACGGGCAGTTCTCTCCGTGCTCTCGCGTGGAGACCTGGCCGAATCCGACTGGGAGGAGATCGAGGACACCCTCCTCACCTCCGACCTGGGCCTAGAGGTCACCACCACCCTCATGGGTAAGCTCCGCACCCAGGCCAAGGTGCTGGACACCAAAGATCAGGGCGCCGTCCGCAACGTCCTGCGTTCAGAACTGCTCACCCTGGTGGACCCCACCATGGACCGCTCCCTGAACTTGGCTAAGCCCGCCCCCGCAGAGGGCTTCACTGGCGGCGATCCGGCCGCCGCTGTGCTCATGGTGGGCGTCAACGGCACCGGCAAAACCACCACCTGCGGCAAGCTTGCTCGCCTGCTCGTGGCCCAGGACAAGCGCGTCGTCATGGGTGCCGCTGATACTTTCCGTGCTGCCGCCGCTGAGCAGCTCACTACCTGGGGTGACCGAGTGGGCGTGCCCGTCATCCGCTCCGACAAAGAGGGTGCGGACCCCGCCTCCGTGGCCTTCGACGCCGCCCATGCCGCCGCCCAGGGCGCCGACGTCGTGCTGGTGGACACGGCAGGGCGACTGCAGAACAAGGCGGGCCTCATGGACGAGCTGGGCAAAATCAAACGCGTCATGGAGAAGATCGCCCCCGTCGGCGAGATTCTCCTAGTCCTGGACGCCACCACCGGCCAGAACGGTATGCGCCAAGCCCAGGTCTTCTCCGAGGCCGTGGGTGTCACCGGCATCGTGCTCACCAAGCTTGACGGCACCGCTAAGGGCGGCATCGTCGTCACCGTGCAAAAAGAGCTGGGCGTTCCTGTGAAGTTCGTGGGCCTGGGGGAGGGGGCTGACGACCTCGCCCCCTTTGACCCTGAAGGCTTCGTAGACGCCCTGCTGGGCTGA